Within the Bradyrhizobium ottawaense genome, the region GCGTGCAGCCATAGATTCCGGTGTGTCAGTTGAACGCCCTTAGGCTGCGCGGTGGTGCCGGAGGTATAGTTGATGGTCGCCGTCGCGCTCTCGTCCCCAACCCACGGCGCCGGCTCGGCATCGCTCGCCCATATCTTTTCGTCGTCTTCCCCGAATACGAATATCCGCTTGCAAGGAATGGTATCGGCAAGTTGCCGCAGTTCCGGGTCGATCAGCAAAACCTCGGCGTCGGAGTGTTCGACAATGTATCGGATCTCGGTAGCGGTAAGCCGATAATTTATCGGCACGGTAACACGCCCCCATCCAGACACACCGAACAGCGTACAAAAGAAACGAGCGGAATTCTGCGAAACGATGGCAACGCGCCCCCCGACGGGCACCCCCATCTCGTCGAGCGTGGCGGCCTGCGACCGTGCGCGGCGGCCAAGTTCCGCGTAGGTGATTTCTCCCCAGGACGCGGCAGGTTGATCCGGCTCATCGATGATTGCGACGCGATCCGCGTACACTTCCACGGCCCGATCCAGAAAATCTTTGGTCGTCAGCGGAAAAAGCATTTTTCGTCTCCAGACCGGCCTGCCCTGTGATGGGTCGTGATGATGATGCCTCTAAGATTCGAGACGGCACGCGCGCGTAATCTTATCGTTCCCGAATCGGTGATTCACGCCTTAAGGGCGTCGACGACTTAAGTTGCCGATGGGTAAGGTTTCCGCGATCGATCCAAGGGGCTCGACCGCCTCAAGACTCTTGATGCCGCCAGCCGATTTCAGCCTTCGCAACGCCAGAACCGAAGCACAGCCCACCAGCGCCGTTGCTGTGAGGAGAAGCCCAAGGGCATAACTGCCGAACGATGTCACAACACTGCTCGCGACAAGCGGGATCACCGCGCCGCCGAGCACACCACCCAGACTGTAGGATATTCCTGCGGCGCTATAGCGGTATCTCGTCGCGAAAGTCTCGGGAAACAGAGCACCCATCGGTCCATAGGCGAAGCCGAGCGAACCAAGCATCAGTACGATTCCGATCAAAAACGATAATGGGGTGCCGATGTCTATGATCGGGAACAGGACTAAACCTACCGTCGCCGAAACCAAGCCGCCGACAAGGATAACGTCGTGACGATCGAACCTATCGGACCACACCGAACCAACGATCGTAGTTGCGGCCCAAGAAAGTCCTCCCGCGATCCCAACCGCGAGAACAGTCGTCTTGCCCAATCCGAGCGTACCAGTGGCATAGGTGGTCATATACACTGCGCCGACGTAGAAGAACGCGAAGGTCGGCATCATCGCCAAAGCACAGAGCACAACCTGACCGCCCTGTTCGCGGAATGTCTCCGCTATGGGCGCGCGAACAATCTCCTTTCTTTCCACTGTCTTTTTGAACTCGATCGTTTCCTCGATCGTGAACCGCACCATGAGGCCTACGACGACTAGAGCGCTGCTGGCGAGGAATGGGATTCGCCAACCCCACGCCAAGAAGGATTCAGCGCTGATGGTCAGGGCTATGATCAGGTATGTTGCACTGGCCAAGGAAAACGCCAGGGAAGCACCAAGCTGTGGAAAGACGGCGAAGGTCCCTCGCGACGCGGGGGTTGCGTTCTCTGAGGTCAGCAATGCCGCTCCTGCCCACTCCCCACCGACGGCGAGACCTTGGACTATCCTCAACGTCACAAGTGCGACGGGAGCCCAGATACCGATCGACTCGGCGGTGGGGAGCAAGCCGATCGCGACGGTGGAAAGCCCCATAAGAAGCAACGTCGAAACCAAGGTCTTCTTTCGGCCCAGTCTGTCGCCGAAATGTCCGAAGATGACCGAGCCAAGCGGCCGCGCCACGAAGGCCACCCCGAAAGTCGCTAAAGCGAGAACAGTTCCGCTTGATTGACCCAGCGATGGGAAGAAGACCTTGGCAAAGACCAATGCTGCGGCGGTACCGTAAATAAGAAAGTCGTAGAATTCGATGAGAGTGCCGATCATGCTTGCGACGGCAATTTTTTTCATGCTGTGCGAACGGCTTGAACCATGCTCCGTTTGATTGCTCATGTTTCCCCTCCCAGGGTACGGCCGTATCGACCGTATCGATTGTGCATTGGCAATTTGACCCTTCTGGACAAGCAGTTATGTATCGCACGATACAGCCCACCGGAGAGGATCAAATATCTGCGGATATTGCTCGATTGTCCGAACCATTCCGGGCGACGAAACATTTCGTTCTTCCCGGACGATGGATGTCCCCTGGTTGGCAAATGGGCTGGCCCGCATGACCGAACGCGACCGGTGGATCGGATCGACCGCCTCTCCGTACGCGATCAAACTACGTGCCTTGCTCGGGTACGACGGATCCCGTACGACTAGGTCTTGCGAAGATTGCGCGTTTTGTCGGGGGATTTTCAGATATGTGGAGATTTGATCTTAGTAGACGCGTTGCTGTCGTAACTGGTGGTAATGGCGGAATTGGACTTGCGATGGCCGAAGGGCTCGCGGACCAGGGATGCGTGGTTTCGATTTGGGGACGGAACGCAGAAAAGAATGCCGCGGCGGTTGCGCGTATCCAAAGTCGCGGCGGCAGCGCCAAGGCGTTTCGTTGCGACGTCTCAGATCGTCAACAGACCGAGCGCGCAACGCGGGATACGCTGGACGCGTTTGGCCGGATCGACGGCTGCTTTGCGAATGCGGGTATCGGCGGAAGTGGAAGGACTGCCTTTGTGGAGCGGACCGATGAGGACTGGCGGCAGATGTTTTCGGTCAACCTCGATGGCGTCTTTCACGCCTTGCAGCCAATCGTCAAGCACATGATCGAACGGGCCGCAGGTGGGGATCGCTTTGGTCGACTGGTGACAACATCAAGCATGGCTGCACTGTTCGGAACCGCCCGCAACGAGCACTATGCGGCTTCTAAAGCCGCTCTCAATTCGTTGACCAAGTCATTGGCCGTCGAGCACGCGCGGTTTGGCATCACCGCGAACGCGGTTCTTCCGGGTTGGATCGACACCGACATGTCCGAGGAGTTGCAGGCAAATGATAAATTCATGGCTAACGCGGTGCCGCGCATTCCTGTTCGGCGGCTGGGAAAGCCGGAAGATTTCGCCGGTATCGCGATCTACCTCATGAGCGAGGCGTCATCTTATCACACCGCCGACTGCATCGTGATCGATGGCGGATACAGCGCGTTCTAGATTGTCCGTTTACGACAACGAAAAGCGCACGCCTCCGAACCCGGCGCGCGGATTGTTTTCCCCTGCGCCACCCAAGACGCCAGAGGATAGTCGGTACGCAATAAAACCAGCCGCGCTCGCCCTTCTTTGTTGCAGATCGGAAGGCCGCTTTCGGAATTCTGATCCCCAAGAATTCCGTCTGGGATCGCGCGATACAGCCCACCCTATCGGGCTCAGCGGGCTGACCGGCAACGGCCGTCATTCCTCAATCGATGAAACGATCAGGTCGACCAGGCGCTGCGAGCGCTTCCGCGCGTTGTAAAGCTGTGGATATCCGCAAACGAGATGAACAATCGTCAGCTCTCGTTCCGGATCAACGCAGAACAACTGCCCTCCAAAGCCCGACCCGGCAAAAGTCGGCGGCGAGGTAAGCGTCCCCAGATTAGTCACGAATATTCCCTCTCCACGTACATAGATGGAAAGACCGATGTTCGCCGGGAATGGATCGGTATGATCTCTTTCCGCTGCCGCCATGAAGAGACCGTGAAGCTTATTCCCGGATTGGATTGAGGTGGCCGCCTTGATGATCGCCGGTGAAAGAACCCGAACACCACCGATCTTTCCGCCCAGCCGGAGCATCTCGGCAAAGCGGAATTGGTCATATGCCGTCGAGAACGCTCCTCCGGCCATAAATTCGACTTCGGTAGAAATTTCGGCAATCTGTTCGACGTCACGCGGCGGCAATGCATCGGGCGAGTCGTCCCGCATCGCAATTGGCGCCAGCCGGGCCAACAGGTCGGCACGTCCCTTCAGGGTCAATCCTGTGTCCTCCATTCCGGTGGGCACGAAAAGTTCCTCTTTCAGGATTTGATGAATCGACCGTTTCTTGGTGTCCAGCCGCCGCATTATCTCGCCAAGGACGGCATGGGCGGCGCCCGCGTGATAGTTTGCGACGCCTTCGGGAGCGGGCTCCAACGGCCGCTCGCATATCTTCGCAACATACGCCTCGTTTCCATCACGCCAGTCCTCGATCGGATGCTGCATCGCCAGACC harbors:
- a CDS encoding MFS transporter; amino-acid sequence: MSNQTEHGSSRSHSMKKIAVASMIGTLIEFYDFLIYGTAAALVFAKVFFPSLGQSSGTVLALATFGVAFVARPLGSVIFGHFGDRLGRKKTLVSTLLLMGLSTVAIGLLPTAESIGIWAPVALVTLRIVQGLAVGGEWAGAALLTSENATPASRGTFAVFPQLGASLAFSLASATYLIIALTISAESFLAWGWRIPFLASSALVVVGLMVRFTIEETIEFKKTVERKEIVRAPIAETFREQGGQVVLCALAMMPTFAFFYVGAVYMTTYATGTLGLGKTTVLAVGIAGGLSWAATTIVGSVWSDRFDRHDVILVGGLVSATVGLVLFPIIDIGTPLSFLIGIVLMLGSLGFAYGPMGALFPETFATRYRYSAAGISYSLGGVLGGAVIPLVASSVVTSFGSYALGLLLTATALVGCASVLALRRLKSAGGIKSLEAVEPLGSIAETLPIGNLSRRRP
- a CDS encoding serine hydrolase domain-containing protein, which produces MRIDTSPADVGMDDSKFGLLRQSIERDIEKGISDASIILIARYGKIVMHEAIGYSDKRKGRVAKTDDVLPVMSLTKQLVAGAVFRFIDRGQLALTTRVAEVIPEFGKRGKERVTVRQLLSHQAGLAMQHPIEDWRDGNEAYVAKICERPLEPAPEGVANYHAGAAHAVLGEIMRRLDTKKRSIHQILKEELFVPTGMEDTGLTLKGRADLLARLAPIAMRDDSPDALPPRDVEQIAEISTEVEFMAGGAFSTAYDQFRFAEMLRLGGKIGGVRVLSPAIIKAATSIQSGNKLHGLFMAAAERDHTDPFPANIGLSIYVRGEGIFVTNLGTLTSPPTFAGSGFGGQLFCVDPERELTIVHLVCGYPQLYNARKRSQRLVDLIVSSIEE
- a CDS encoding SDR family NAD(P)-dependent oxidoreductase, translated to MWRFDLSRRVAVVTGGNGGIGLAMAEGLADQGCVVSIWGRNAEKNAAAVARIQSRGGSAKAFRCDVSDRQQTERATRDTLDAFGRIDGCFANAGIGGSGRTAFVERTDEDWRQMFSVNLDGVFHALQPIVKHMIERAAGGDRFGRLVTTSSMAALFGTARNEHYAASKAALNSLTKSLAVEHARFGITANAVLPGWIDTDMSEELQANDKFMANAVPRIPVRRLGKPEDFAGIAIYLMSEASSYHTADCIVIDGGYSAF